The Gossypium hirsutum isolate 1008001.06 chromosome D02, Gossypium_hirsutum_v2.1, whole genome shotgun sequence region ACGTTCAGTCCCGAAGACAACTTCCTTATCAATTGCGGTCCTGACTCGAAGCCTGAACTTATCGAGGGACGAACTTTTAAAACCGGTTCCGAGTACTTAAAAACCAAGAGTGATTCTCAAATCACTTGCTCAGATAATGTTCCTTCACCTATATATAAAAGTGCCAAGGTCTTCCCTGAAGAAGCTACGTATTCATTTACCTTAAAACAACCCGGTTACCATTGGCTTCGTCTCCATTTCTACGCCATGAAAGATGATAAATATGATCTCCACCAATCGACGTTCTCCGTGTCTGCGAACGAAATTGTTCTTCTGCATAACTTCAAGATCAATAATAGTAGTGTACCAACCCTAAAGGagtacttgataaatatgaaagaTCCTACACTTAATCTCAAGTTTAGTCCTATGAAGGATTCGTTTGCGTTTATAAACGCTATTGAGGTTGTTTCCGTACCGAATAATTTGGTAAATGACGAAGGGTTGGCCCTTTTCCCGGTTAACAAGTTTTCCGGTTTAACTGAGCAAAATTACCAAGTTGTGTATAGGCTTAACATGGGGGGACCTTTGATTACCCCAAGGAATGATACACTAGGAAGGATATGGATACCTGATGATAATTACCTCGAACAGAAGAATTTCGCCAAGGCTACCTCGATTGCACCGGACGGGGTCCACTACTCCAAGACTATAACGCGCTTGATTGCACCGCCAATGGTTTATGCGACTGTTATCGAGATGGCCGATGCTAACATAAAGCTCCCAAACTTCAATGTCtcatggaagcttgatgttgatAAATCATTTGATTATTTGCTTAGGATGCATTTCTGTGACATTATTAGTAAGGCAACCGATAGTCTCTATTTCAATGTTTACATCAATGAGAAAATGGCCATTTCTGCATTGGACTTGTCAGCGGTTACCGCTGGGTTGGCCCGTCCGTACTATAGAGATATTGTGGTGAACGCTCCGCTAATCAACGATGGACTACTCATCCAAATCGGTCCATTGAATCAAGGTACTGGGGCAGCTAATGCGATTCTTAATGGCTTGGAGGTGATGAAAATGAGCAACTCGGTTGGTAGTTTAGACGGGGAGTTTGGTGCCGAAGAGGGAGGGTTGGGAATGTCTCACCAGGGCACGGTGGCTACAATCGGTTTCGTCATGATGTTTGGTGCCTTTGTCGGTCTTGGTGCAATGGTTTATAAATGGAAGAAGAGACCCAAAGATTGGCAAAAGAGGAATAGTTTCTCTTCTTGGTTGCTCCCACTCCATGCAGGCGATAATAGCTTCTTAAGCAAGAACAGTGCTTCTCAAAAAAGCAACTTCAACACAAGTGGCTTAGGCCGATATTTCTCGTTAGCAGAGCTACAAGAAGCAACCAAGAACTTCGATTCGAGTGAAATAATCGGTGTCGGTGGATTTGGAAATGTCTATTTAGGTACAATCGATGACGGGATTAAAGTTGCTGTTAAGAGAGGAAACCCACAATCAGAACAAGGTATCACTGAGTTCCAAACAGAAATCCAGATGCTGTCAAAGTTAAGACACAGACACTTGGTGTCACTGATCGGTTACTGTGATGAAAATAGCGAAATGATCCTGGTTTACGAGTACATGTCGAATGGACCTTTCAGGGATCACTTGTATGGAAAAAACTTGCCACCATTATCATGGAAGCAAAGGCTCGAGATTTGCATCGGAGCTGCTCGTGGACTTCACTATCTTCATACCGGTACTGCACAAGGGATCATTCATCGTGATGTTAAGACCACCAATATTTTGCTTGACGATGCCTTTGTTGCCAAGGTTGCTGATTTTGGTCTGTCAAAAGACACACCTATGGGACAAAATCATGTTAGCACTGCAGTGAAAGGTAGCTTCGGGTACTTGGATCCCGAGTACTTCAAAAGGCAGCAATTGACTGAAAAATCAGATGTTTACTCATTTGGGGTGGTTCTGCTTGAATCTTTGTGTGCAAGGCCTGCAATTAACCCACAACTGCCGAGAGAGCAGGTTAACTTAGCCGAATGGGCAATGCAATGGAAGAGGAAGGACTTGCTTGAAAAGGTTATTGATCCTCAACTAGCCGGTTCCATCAATCCAGAATCAATGAAGAAGTTTGCTGAGGCTGCAGAGAAATGCTTGTTAGAATACGGCGTCGACAGACCTACAATGGGAGATGTTTTGTGGAACTTGGAATATGCCTTGCAGTTGCAAGAAGCATTCACAGTCAGAAAATCAGAGAACGAGACCAACCCTCTGAACACCGCCACTACCCAAACTCCTATCATGGTGCCATCCACCACCAGTCTTCCAACCGATAACTACCGTTCGGTTGAGGGTCCAGTAGACGTTCCAGCCATTAATGATCACTCAGGAACTGCAGTGTTTGCACAATTTCAAAGCCTTGATGGCAGGTGAAACAGTCAAACACCGTGGCTTGATAAGCTGGATAAAGTAAAGTCTACCATTGTCAGAAGACCTTCGGGCAGCCATAAAAATGTGCACCCTTCTCTATGTAACATCTGTTCCATCAAAATCTGTCCTTGTTTCTTGTATGGGGTATTCAATTTCATAGtcaaaacatacatacatacatatatacaccaAAAGGTATAGTATGATTAGTGTACTGATATCTAATGTTTCAATCATGCAGCACCATTTCATATTGTGTATAAATTATTACCTCATATGAAAGAATAGCGGCTCGCAATTTTGTATGCTATTAGAGCATAGTGAGCCATGTAAGTCTCCAACTTCAATTCCCCACAATATTCAATGAGAATTGTTCTTAATCTCAACTAAGATATGTACCAATATTTAGTTACATCAGACCAGATAGATATACCAGTTTAAAGTAACAAATGGCTTACAATATGTAAGAAAAATAACATTAACCTTTATTTCTTCACTTCTGCACCACATTGACCTTCATTCTGCTCATCAAAGAGTCCATCTGAGAACACCTTAGCTTAGTTCATGGTTTCTGTGAGCATAGTTTCAAATAATCAAGAGGAAGCAGTTccattaataattttcatttcacaTTGGTTTTAAAATCTGAATACTTGCAGTTACAAGCCCTTGGTTAAAAGATAATAACTAGATGACTAGGCATTTTTGTCACAATAGTAAACCACAAAAACGGAATCAACATAACAGTTAGTAACATCTAATCGAGCAAAAAACTATAGACTGTCCTAACACGGCCTCCAAAAGAATCACCATTTAGTCTTCTTAACAATTATCAAATCAGAGGTGAGATGATATGTCCCTAGAAGATGTAAAACATGTTACAACTTTTTCTTCTTGGTGAGTGATTCCCAATCATCGGATATAATGAGTTCATCGGCCTCATCATCAATATCaagctttttgggtttattttgatttatactAGAAGGGCCTGAAGGATCTGGAGCTGTGACTTCAGAAACCTCAgacaattttcttttcttccctGTAAAAGCTTCAACCACTTCCGAAGTTTCCTGAATTTCATCATCCTTCTCACCCTCCAGAGTCTCCCCTGATGGCAAAGCATTGGATGTACTTTCGTCATTTCCAATAGGCTTATTATTATCCTTATCAACAGGAGCTTCTACCCATCCGGATAGAAGCATTCCATCAGGTTCCTTCTCTTCGTCAAATTCTTCCCTGCGAGcataaaaaatacatttattgATGCGTCTTCTATGGACAACACTTGTACAAAAGCAAATTAGAGGTATAGTTCGAAGAAAAAGAATGGGAAAAGAAAAGTCCATATCAAGCTTTGTGATCAACCCTTTACTCATCATAATTAACAATAAGATCACTAGTCTAATCATATAACTAATGTCCACAATCCAGATAAAAACACAAAGTAACAAATCTTATTTGCCGTCTTGTAATCACAAAATGGAATTTATTTTAGCACAAAAATATggacatattttttatattttaaccaGGAAGGCAGGGAGTACGATACAAATGCAGGAACAAAAGATGTAAGAACTACTTCCACTAGTTCACTAGCGAAAGAAGATAGGCAAAAAAGATAATTATTTGATGAAGCCATTTCAACATTCACCACCTATTTTAGGAACCTTCCAGAACATGATAGAAAAGGGTTCTAACAATTTTAGTATTATGGTTATCAAGGTAAAATACAAACCTATGCTTGATATTGATACTGCATGAGAACTCCTGTTGCAGATCCTCGACGGTAAGAACACTCCCACTAGTAACTGGAGAAGGAAGCTCAGATAATGCCTGTTAAAAGAATAAACCACAATTATCATACCACTTTTTGTGCCaagtataaaaagaatttggtTCAAATACAAAGATGAAGAATTTTACTTTCTCAAGGTTTGCAGCATAAATCGCTACCATATCCTCTTCAAGATCTTCGCCAACTTCATAAAGAATGCTTGCCCCTTGCATAATTAGAGGAAAGTTCATACCAAGTTTGGCTTTAATAATCTTTTCAACAAAATCCCGCAACTTAGAACGTTGAGTATTAACCTCAAGCGATACTGGTGTCTGTTTTCAAGATATTAAACGTAAGTGAGTATCATTTGAAACATTCACAAAAGAAATTCCGATCAGACCACCGTTTTAGATATACCTCTGAACAAACATAGCAAGATCTGTTAGGTTCATAGGGTTCTACAGGCATTAGAAGCAACTTTCTTGAAGGATGTTCTAGACAATATGTCATCCTGCATAGGCATTCAAAACAGATTGGAATTTAGAACCAATGTACGAAAATGACACAATAACATATGCTCGGTACCTAAACTGAACTATATAATTACTTTGTATTTGGAAAAACCTCCAAATaatcaaaagaaaacaattttaatagagaaaaaataaaaaaggaactgAACTAAACCTGTAATTGTTGTTATCCTTTTGTAAAACCTTAATTGCTTCAATCACGATCAATCCAGCTATGATAGCATTTGTTGTAGCAACAGCATGCACAATATTACCAGCAATTCCTTTAGCTTCAAAAAGACTGTGTAAAGGAATCCCAAAAGAAGAAGCCCGGATATTTGCAGCAGCAGTCACAAATTCCACGGCCAACTGATCATCTTTATCGAAAGTAAGGTTTCCTATATCCTGTAAAGTGATCATATATATTAGTCAAACTTGGTAGGAGTGAGATAATCTATCAGTTCttcaaaagaaaaagattaaCAAGGACCTTTTCTCTCTTCAAGAAAAATAATCTCAAAGCCTCGAGGAAAACTCTTGAATTTTCTACAAGGTTCCATATATCCTGAGGATTCTTCAAGCTCAGAGACACCATGGCAGAGACATCATCAGCTGCACAACCCTTTTCCTTGTTCCCATTCTCTTTAGTTTGTTTCTCAGGCAGGACATCTTTACTATATATAGGCCGTGGTTTGTTACGGTTTTTCCACGTTTCTTCATTAGATAGAGCAACTTCTATGTTATGACCAAATACATGATCATATATTCTTCTTCCATATCGTTCGATATCTTCATCTTTTCTACATTCAAATACATCTTCTGAATGTTCAGACGAGTTTGCAGTATCACTAGAGCGCACATTCAAATCATTTTCCTGATTCTTGTCCCCAAACAACTTTGCAAAAAGCAGGTCCTTTGCCCATACAATACAATGAACAAACTACAATTCAAACAATATGATTAGAACTTGTGGCATAGCAATTTCTTGGCAACAACAACTATACTTGGGCTTTGTTTACCATTGAGGTTGTACATCACTTTTCAACCCAAACCTTGATTTCAAACCAAAAAATTTTGGTAAACAAGTAGCCTTTCAAACCAAACCTTGATTTTAAACTGGATTTTAACCAAAgccaaaatttttagcttttggcTTTTGGAAAAGTGCTTTTCAATGAAGTTACCTTTTTATCCCCTCATTAAATCTTCTACTTTACAACATCATGtctaaaatagttattttatcttctcaaaagcactttttgacagcaatcgTAAACACtatcaaatttttcaaaagcactttttaaaaGCTTTTTTTCACGGCACTTTTCAACCTCAATGGTAAACTATCCCTTAATCATCATAATTTTAGTATAGTGACTGCTGGTTGCTCAAAGCCAATAGAAGCAAAAGACTCCTACGCTACTCCCACCCGAAAGAAAATAACGATTACCTTTGATGGAGTGCTTGTTATTGTACAAACAGGATAAGTCTTTGGGGCAGGTTTTGGCTGACACTCGTAGCACTCAGTTTTTCCTTTCAAATGTACAGTAACCTGCACTCAGGATAGTTATAATCATACAATATCGTCGTAATAAAACATTCAACCAAATGAATAACATAAAAGTAACGCTAAAGCCAAGAAAAAGGGGTATCACCAGACAATAAGTTTGTAGTATGTGAGAGACTGAGAGGAGttgataagaaaagaaaaaacaaaagttcAAGTTCAGGGAAGTCAATTAACCAAAAAATTTGACAGTCAAACATAGGCAAGACTTCTTGTAAACCTCAACCTTTAGACCTTAAGGCGATTATATGATTCAGTTAATAAACATGtatagagaagaaaaaaaagcaaaTACAAGCACATCTTGAACTGGGGAAcgcttcattttttttctaaattaaattgcttaaaaggATAAGCTTTTTAAACATATTTCAGAGATACATCTCTTCATTGTTAATATTAATATAGAAcccatttgataaaaaaattcatgaagCCTTCAATAGCACTTACCAAGAGAAACAAGCTCCGTCAACTTAAGATGCTACTTAAATAGGATAGAACAGGTCACCTGTTCCAGAGGTGAGTTCCTTAAATAAGTAATTATTTGCATAAAATAGCAGAATTTCAGATTATTGGTTATACAGTATGTAAGAACAAAACAATTGAGTATGCTTATACATACACAAACTAATAAAAGTTAGATGAAACATGAGAATGAGCAATCCAGACACGCAACCTAGCTAGAAGATGAAGAACCAGTATATATTGAGCTAAAAGACATGTAAAAGCCTAATTACCTGTCCCAAGAACCCTGTTGTCCCACTTTCAACCAATGGGATATCAGCCGCCAAACAAAGACGATTTACATGGCGCCTTGCATCTAAGTTATCCAACCCattcaacacaacatcaaactcTTTAAAGAAATCAACATTGAAGCGAGACTCCTTAACATTAGCATGGTACGGTGTAATGCTTATGTTGGGCCTGAACCTTAAGACTGCATCTCTAGCAACCTGATAAAAATATTGATGAAATACATAGCATTAACTTATAACTGTCAATTAAAGCAAACAAGGGAAAATGCCTGTAAAATGCCTGTAAATGTACTTGCCTTGGCCTTAGACTGACCAACATGGGATTGTCGGAACAAAAATTGTCTATTCAGGTTGCTGACTTCTATAGTATCCATGTCAATCTACAAGCAGATAAATATAATGGCattaataaataatttccaaaataATTATACCAGTTACTAAATCCTGTAAATTAGTTGCccaacaacaaaaagaaaaacaaaacatccATTCAGATGATCATCATCAACTTGACCTCACGACACATACtgaataacatttttttaataaaaagacaaCCACCACGTGAAACCCTTAGCACCACCACCTATATAATGGATAGCTCCCCTTCAAAGataactaaaacctaacacatcAATAACTGATATCAGCACCAGCCACCACCTTAGACTGTCCATCTAACTTTTATATTATCGTAACCGACTCCATTCCTAGATAACCCTAAATAGTTACAccactataaaaataaaaatgaaaagtaacAATACTACCAATCAAGTCAACCTAAGGCGCAATACCATACTACCACCAACAACATTTACCAcaccaatttaatttttttgtatctCCTGCCATTTCAGTATCAACAGTTACCACCAGCTCCATGATGGCCTCTACGCTGCTACAATGTGCAATGTCCTATAGTATGCACCAAAGCACCATAGATTCCACCTTGAGTTCCGTTATCACCATTacaaataaattgcataaaaactACCAAAATCCATTATATATCAAACAGATTTTACGATTCTTCCTAAAACACACATCCATAATCTCCAATAAATGAAACCACTAGCATCCTCACCCGCAGAGGCAGCAAGAATATCATCTGACAACATTATATGATGATTATCTCACTAATTATTGGCACATTCTAGACATAGTGTGGTTTCTATAAGCACCATAAACAAAGGTGAATAAAACTTGAGGCCCAATTCTTGTAAAACTTATTCCTACCATACCAAACGTTAATAATCACctaattctaaaataaaaacaaaattagacTGTTGAGAC contains the following coding sequences:
- the LOC107908804 gene encoding probable receptor-like protein kinase At4g39110; protein product: MAILLVLFYIFVCCPVVIIASSTPTGTFSPEDNFLINCGPDSKPELIEGRTFKTGSEYLKTKSDSQITCSDNVPSPIYKSAKVFPEEATYSFTLKQPGYHWLRLHFYAMKDDKYDLHQSTFSVSANEIVLLHNFKINNSSVPTLKEYLINMKDPTLNLKFSPMKDSFAFINAIEVVSVPNNLVNDEGLALFPVNKFSGLTEQNYQVVYRLNMGGPLITPRNDTLGRIWIPDDNYLEQKNFAKATSIAPDGVHYSKTITRLIAPPMVYATVIEMADANIKLPNFNVSWKLDVDKSFDYLLRMHFCDIISKATDSLYFNVYINEKMAISALDLSAVTAGLARPYYRDIVVNAPLINDGLLIQIGPLNQGTGAANAILNGLEVMKMSNSVGSLDGEFGAEEGGLGMSHQGTVATIGFVMMFGAFVGLGAMVYKWKKRPKDWQKRNSFSSWLLPLHAGDNSFLSKNSASQKSNFNTSGLGRYFSLAELQEATKNFDSSEIIGVGGFGNVYLGTIDDGIKVAVKRGNPQSEQGITEFQTEIQMLSKLRHRHLVSLIGYCDENSEMILVYEYMSNGPFRDHLYGKNLPPLSWKQRLEICIGAARGLHYLHTGTAQGIIHRDVKTTNILLDDAFVAKVADFGLSKDTPMGQNHVSTAVKGSFGYLDPEYFKRQQLTEKSDVYSFGVVLLESLCARPAINPQLPREQVNLAEWAMQWKRKDLLEKVIDPQLAGSINPESMKKFAEAAEKCLLEYGVDRPTMGDVLWNLEYALQLQEAFTVRKSENETNPLNTATTQTPIMVPSTTSLPTDNYRSVEGPVDVPAINDHSGTAVFAQFQSLDGR
- the LOC107908805 gene encoding SUMO-activating enzyme subunit 2, which encodes MASQEQLSAIKRAKVLMVGAGGIGCELLKTLALSGFQDIHIIDMDTIEVSNLNRQFLFRQSHVGQSKAKVARDAVLRFRPNISITPYHANVKESRFNVDFFKEFDVVLNGLDNLDARRHVNRLCLAADIPLVESGTTGFLGQVTVHLKGKTECYECQPKPAPKTYPVCTITSTPSKFVHCIVWAKDLLFAKLFGDKNQENDLNVRSSDTANSSEHSEDVFECRKDEDIERYGRRIYDHVFGHNIEVALSNEETWKNRNKPRPIYSKDVLPEKQTKENGNKEKGCAADDVSAMVSLSLKNPQDIWNLVENSRVFLEALRLFFLKREKDIGNLTFDKDDQLAVEFVTAAANIRASSFGIPLHSLFEAKGIAGNIVHAVATTNAIIAGLIVIEAIKVLQKDNNNYRMTYCLEHPSRKLLLMPVEPYEPNRSCYVCSETPVSLEVNTQRSKLRDFVEKIIKAKLGMNFPLIMQGASILYEVGEDLEEDMVAIYAANLEKALSELPSPVTSGSVLTVEDLQQEFSCSINIKHREEFDEEKEPDGMLLSGWVEAPVDKDNNKPIGNDESTSNALPSGETLEGEKDDEIQETSEVVEAFTGKKRKLSEVSEVTAPDPSGPSSINQNKPKKLDIDDEADELIISDDWESLTKKKKL